From Paraflavitalea devenefica, the proteins below share one genomic window:
- a CDS encoding CaiB/BaiF CoA transferase family protein, with protein sequence MKILPLEGLIVLELSQYLSGPSAGLRLADLGARVIKIERPQGGDACRKLSIKNLWADDNSLLFHTINRNKESFTADLRKQEDLELVKRLIQKADVITHNFRPGVMQRIGLDYKGVQQINPRIVYGEITGYGTAGPWKDKPGQDLLVQSLAGLMYTTGNDESDPVPFGLSIADSLCGAQLVQGILAALIRRHKTGKGALVEISLLESLLDFQFELLTTYHNGGLLPRRSSVNNGHPLLSAPYGLYATANGFIAIAMADLTTLATALHCTALSRYTAAHAFVNRDEIKQIISSHLLQHSSQVWLAKLHEHHLWAIEVLDWKKLTSHTGYQSLHMEQSIYAANHKEIRTTRCPIRINGKILTSGKAAPALGAHNEEITNNLLNEN encoded by the coding sequence ATGAAAATACTTCCCTTAGAGGGGCTGATCGTGCTTGAACTGAGTCAATACCTTTCCGGACCTTCTGCCGGATTAAGGCTGGCCGACCTGGGCGCCCGGGTGATCAAAATAGAACGTCCCCAGGGGGGCGACGCCTGCCGCAAGCTATCTATCAAAAACCTGTGGGCAGATGATAATTCCCTGTTGTTCCATACCATCAACCGCAATAAAGAAAGCTTTACGGCCGATCTCCGCAAACAGGAAGACCTGGAACTGGTAAAGCGGCTGATACAAAAAGCAGATGTCATCACCCATAACTTCAGGCCGGGTGTTATGCAACGCATCGGGCTGGATTATAAAGGGGTTCAACAGATCAATCCCCGTATTGTGTATGGGGAAATCACTGGTTATGGCACTGCCGGCCCCTGGAAGGATAAACCCGGACAGGACCTGCTGGTGCAATCGCTGGCAGGATTGATGTATACCACCGGCAATGATGAAAGTGATCCCGTGCCTTTTGGATTGTCCATTGCCGATAGTCTCTGCGGGGCTCAATTGGTGCAGGGCATCCTGGCGGCGCTCATCAGGCGGCATAAAACAGGAAAAGGCGCACTGGTGGAGATCAGCTTGCTGGAGTCCCTGCTGGATTTCCAGTTTGAGCTGCTTACGACGTATCATAACGGCGGACTGCTGCCCAGGCGCAGCAGCGTTAATAACGGGCATCCTTTATTAAGCGCGCCTTATGGCCTGTATGCTACGGCCAATGGCTTTATTGCCATTGCTATGGCCGATCTTACTACCCTGGCTACAGCCCTGCATTGTACAGCACTTTCCCGTTATACAGCAGCGCATGCTTTTGTGAACAGGGATGAGATCAAACAGATCATCTCTTCCCATTTACTGCAGCACAGCTCGCAGGTATGGCTGGCCAAACTGCATGAACATCATTTGTGGGCCATTGAAGTGCTGGACTGGAAGAAGCTGACCAGTCATACCGGCTACCAGAGCCTGCACATGGAACAATCCATTTATGCAGCCAACCACAAAGAGATACGCACTACCCGTTGCCCTATCCGTATCAATGGTAAAATATTAACTTCCGGAAAAGCGGCGCCTGCACTGGGAGCGCATAATGAGGAAATTACCAATAACTTACTCAACGAAAACTGA
- a CDS encoding CaiB/BaiF CoA transferase family protein: protein MQLLQDIIVLDFSQFLSGPSAALRLADMGAQVIKIEKPGTGDICRNLYVSDVMMEGESTIFHAINRNKQSYAADLKNAEDLEKVKLLIAKADVMMHNFRPGVMERIGLDYETVKRFNPSIIYAEVNGYGAEGPWNHLPGQDLLLQAVSGLTWLSNNDNENPTPMGVAVVDIFAGTHIAQGILACLYRRTISGEGALVQVSMLESILDFQFEVLTAYYNDGRQLPVRSAVNAAHAYIAAPYGVYKTADGYLSLAMGNILTLAGLLGCKPLEQFADPQDWFTRRDEIKSLLAAHLLTQTTAHWLGILEPADIWCARVLNYEELMQEEGYRVLNMEMVVKTSNGLSVTTTRCPLRIDGHILSSDIGAPVLGEHNEEIERQFGLAQEALNV from the coding sequence ATGCAATTATTGCAGGATATTATAGTGCTTGATTTCAGCCAGTTCCTCTCGGGCCCTTCCGCGGCACTGAGACTGGCCGATATGGGTGCGCAGGTGATCAAGATTGAAAAACCAGGTACCGGCGATATCTGCCGTAACCTCTATGTATCGGATGTGATGATGGAAGGGGAGTCTACCATCTTTCATGCCATCAACCGCAACAAACAGAGTTATGCTGCCGATCTCAAGAACGCGGAAGACCTGGAGAAAGTAAAACTATTGATCGCAAAGGCCGATGTGATGATGCACAATTTCAGGCCGGGTGTGATGGAAAGGATAGGGCTGGATTATGAGACGGTAAAGCGCTTCAATCCCTCTATCATTTATGCAGAGGTAAATGGCTATGGAGCAGAAGGACCCTGGAACCACCTGCCGGGACAGGACCTGTTGTTGCAGGCCGTTTCGGGACTTACCTGGCTTAGCAATAATGACAATGAAAACCCTACTCCGATGGGAGTGGCCGTGGTAGATATTTTTGCCGGCACTCATATAGCACAGGGCATACTGGCCTGTCTTTACCGCCGTACCATCAGTGGCGAAGGCGCCCTGGTACAGGTAAGTATGCTGGAAAGCATTCTTGATTTCCAGTTTGAAGTACTGACTGCTTACTACAATGATGGCCGGCAGTTGCCGGTACGCAGCGCGGTGAATGCAGCGCATGCATACATCGCGGCGCCTTATGGCGTATACAAAACAGCCGATGGTTATCTTTCACTGGCTATGGGTAATATCCTTACATTGGCCGGCCTGCTGGGTTGTAAACCCCTGGAGCAGTTTGCCGATCCGCAGGATTGGTTTACCCGCCGGGATGAGATCAAGTCGCTGCTGGCAGCTCATTTATTGACTCAAACAACAGCTCATTGGCTGGGCATACTGGAACCTGCTGATATATGGTGCGCCCGCGTATTGAACTATGAAGAGCTGATGCAGGAAGAAGGGTACAGGGTATTGAACATGGAAATGGTGGTGAAAACCAGCAATGGTTTGTCTGTCACCACTACCCGTTGCCCGCTGCGGATTGATGGGCACATATTATCTTCTGATATAGGAGCGCCTGTATTGGGCGAGCACAATGAAGAAATAGAACGGCAATTTGGCCTGGCGCAGGAAGCCCTGAATGTGTGA
- a CDS encoding amidohydrolase family protein, translated as MNIIDTHIHIWNFTKARYQWLEHNTTLLNRQYEIDELAPARVEAGITGGVLVQAANNTEDTDYMLETAVATPWLQGVVGWLPLTDPARTQQLLQEKYAANPYFKGVRHLIHDEPDAQWLLQPAVIDSLRILAAHHIVYDVVGVKPEHIETVLEVAERVPELSMIFDHCNQPPIATGERYGRWGVLMKAAAAHPKFHVKISGLGVTAQKGAGWTGDDIAPYVAFVLEHFGEDRACGGGDWPVCLLAGAYVDAWKNYKEVLTQLLDAEGQKKVFYKNAERFYKLNQ; from the coding sequence ATGAACATTATAGACACGCATATTCATATCTGGAATTTTACCAAAGCCCGGTACCAATGGCTGGAGCATAATACCACCCTGCTCAACAGGCAGTATGAAATAGACGAATTAGCCCCTGCCCGTGTGGAAGCCGGTATTACCGGTGGCGTGTTGGTGCAGGCGGCCAACAATACAGAAGATACCGATTACATGCTGGAAACAGCGGTGGCCACTCCCTGGTTGCAGGGCGTGGTAGGCTGGTTGCCGCTCACCGATCCGGCCCGCACACAACAACTACTGCAGGAGAAATACGCCGCTAACCCTTACTTCAAAGGTGTACGTCACCTCATACATGATGAGCCCGATGCGCAATGGTTGTTGCAGCCGGCGGTTATTGACAGCCTGCGTATACTGGCTGCCCATCATATCGTATATGATGTAGTGGGCGTAAAACCGGAGCACATAGAAACAGTCCTGGAAGTAGCAGAGCGGGTACCGGAACTGTCCATGATCTTTGATCATTGCAACCAGCCGCCTATTGCCACGGGGGAACGATATGGCCGGTGGGGCGTATTGATGAAAGCGGCGGCAGCGCATCCGAAGTTTCATGTTAAAATATCCGGACTGGGCGTCACGGCACAAAAAGGAGCTGGTTGGACAGGCGATGATATAGCGCCTTATGTAGCTTTTGTACTGGAGCATTTTGGGGAAGACCGTGCCTGCGGCGGCGGCGATTGGCCGGTATGCCTGCTGGCAGGGGCTTATGTAGATGCCTGGAAAAATTATAAGGAAGTATTAACGCAATTATTGGATGCGGAGGGGCAAAAGAAAGTATTTTATAAAAATGCTGAAAGGTTTTATAAGTTGAATCAATAA
- a CDS encoding L-rhamnose/proton symporter RhaT, translating into MEVLTGVMYHSVGASSAALCYTPQKKVKGWSWQTYWLAQALVCWLLMPVLVAWLTIPQLSAVLKEAPTDALWKTFVLGMAYGIGGTAFGMAIRYVGFSLTYAIAVGISCVLGTLIPPIIGGEYNNFFSSKGAEWIIAGIVLGAAGIAICGVAGRGKEKDLKEAPASKTGFSLAKGLPLCLLAGILSAFYGFSLDRGRPIAVIAARYGAGNFQGNAVYIFSNAGAFLTTLLYCIYLHIKEKTFKEYTTVPMRGQSSSLFLNFIMAALTGILWYGQFFFYGLGHVRMGSYSFSSWAIHMIMLVLFSSVAGLLLKEWRNTSRDTRLKLSIALVVLTAAVIVITYGNRLGGRQF; encoded by the coding sequence ATGGAAGTATTAACCGGTGTCATGTATCATTCAGTAGGGGCTTCCAGCGCTGCCTTGTGTTATACGCCCCAGAAAAAGGTGAAGGGCTGGTCGTGGCAAACCTATTGGCTGGCGCAGGCGCTGGTGTGCTGGCTGCTGATGCCGGTGCTGGTAGCCTGGCTCACCATTCCGCAGTTATCGGCCGTATTGAAAGAGGCTCCAACCGATGCCCTTTGGAAAACCTTTGTATTGGGCATGGCCTATGGCATTGGCGGTACGGCTTTCGGTATGGCCATCCGGTATGTGGGCTTTTCATTGACCTATGCTATTGCCGTTGGTATTTCCTGTGTGCTGGGCACGCTGATACCGCCGATTATAGGAGGAGAATACAACAATTTTTTCTCCTCCAAAGGTGCAGAATGGATCATTGCCGGCATTGTACTGGGAGCGGCAGGCATTGCCATCTGTGGCGTGGCAGGGCGCGGTAAAGAGAAAGACCTGAAAGAAGCACCTGCTTCCAAAACCGGGTTCTCACTGGCAAAAGGATTACCCCTTTGCCTGCTCGCCGGCATCTTATCGGCGTTCTATGGATTCTCGCTCGATCGGGGCAGACCCATAGCAGTCATTGCTGCACGTTATGGGGCTGGCAATTTCCAGGGCAACGCAGTGTATATATTTTCCAACGCCGGCGCATTTCTTACCACCTTGCTATATTGTATTTACCTGCACATCAAAGAAAAAACATTTAAAGAGTATACTACTGTACCCATGCGGGGACAGTCTTCTTCCTTGTTCCTGAATTTCATCATGGCAGCCCTCACCGGCATACTGTGGTATGGCCAGTTCTTCTTTTATGGATTGGGGCATGTGCGCATGGGTAGTTATAGTTTCAGCAGTTGGGCCATACACATGATCATGCTGGTGCTGTTCAGTTCGGTTGCCGGCTTATTATTGAAAGAATGGAGAAACACCAGCAGGGATACCAGGCTAAAACTGTCAATAGCATTGGTGGTGTTGACGGCAGCAGTGATCGTGATTACTTATGGCAACCGCCTCGGGGGGAGGCAATTTTAA
- a CDS encoding Gfo/Idh/MocA family protein produces MQSNRSSIPVYMIGAGGIVNDAHLPAYQLAGYTVAGIYDMDTAKAQATAARFGIAAVYNELPAMVLAAGDTGIFDIAVPADHLTAVLQVLPANARVLMQKPMGMDYAQATEILSITRTKKMTAAVNFQLRYAPFITAARKLIDDGVIGELCDIEVNVNVHTPWDLWKFLYESPRVEILYHSIHYIDLIRWLAGNPVGVFAKTVKHPLMHELASVRSNIIMDYGELLRANILTNHCHIYGLQHQHSYIKLEGTKGAIRITMGVLMNYPQGVADQFEYVVLEEGKAPAWKTLPLQGSWFPHAFIGSMQQVMDVAQGIKSAPDNSVEDVIDTMACVEAAYLSEGRHRILLKDICK; encoded by the coding sequence ATGCAAAGCAACAGGTCATCCATACCAGTTTACATGATTGGCGCCGGTGGTATTGTCAACGATGCACACCTGCCTGCTTATCAACTGGCAGGATATACCGTAGCGGGTATCTATGATATGGATACTGCTAAAGCGCAGGCTACGGCTGCACGCTTTGGTATTGCGGCTGTATACAATGAACTGCCCGCCATGGTGCTGGCCGCCGGTGATACCGGCATTTTTGACATCGCTGTGCCGGCCGATCACCTGACTGCTGTATTGCAGGTATTACCTGCCAATGCCCGGGTGCTCATGCAAAAACCCATGGGCATGGATTATGCGCAGGCAACCGAAATACTGTCCATTACCCGTACCAAGAAAATGACGGCTGCCGTAAACTTCCAGTTACGCTATGCGCCTTTTATCACGGCGGCACGTAAACTGATTGATGACGGTGTGATCGGTGAGCTCTGTGACATAGAAGTGAATGTCAATGTGCATACGCCCTGGGACCTGTGGAAATTCCTTTATGAATCACCGCGTGTGGAAATACTGTACCACAGCATCCATTATATTGATCTCATACGCTGGTTGGCAGGTAATCCTGTGGGGGTATTTGCCAAAACAGTAAAGCATCCGCTCATGCATGAGCTGGCTTCCGTGCGCAGCAATATTATCATGGACTATGGCGAACTGCTGCGGGCCAATATACTTACCAATCATTGTCATATTTATGGTTTACAACACCAGCATTCCTATATAAAGCTGGAAGGCACCAAAGGCGCTATACGCATTACCATGGGGGTGTTGATGAATTACCCGCAGGGCGTGGCGGATCAATTTGAATATGTGGTATTGGAGGAAGGTAAAGCGCCCGCCTGGAAAACACTTCCCTTACAGGGTTCCTGGTTTCCCCATGCCTTTATCGGCAGTATGCAGCAGGTGATGGATGTGGCGCAGGGAATAAAGTCAGCACCCGATAATAGCGTAGAAGATGTTATTGACACCATGGCTTGTGTGGAAGCAGCTTACCTGTCTGAAGGTCGTCACCGTATTTTATTAAAGGACATCTGCAAATAA
- a CDS encoding alpha-d-galacturonidase gives MTKRSVCLLAMLVIIANAINAQAQKDKVVIVRTTMSPRIEYGAKQLSDVLQVAGYGAPAQKHNATKNGPVHRIVAGVITEDTIKAFGKQFQIDFTAIGKEGFVIKREGNITLIAGGDASGVLYGCLELAEQVRQLKALPADIHISDKPQMVLRGTCIGIQKPYYLPGRTVYEYPYTPETFPWLYDKQLWLQYLDTLAANRYNSLYLWNGHPFASLVRLKDYPYAVEVDDATFKKNEEMYRFLTTEADKRGIWVIQMFYNIIVSKPFAEKHGIKTQDRERPIMPLIADYTRKSIAAFVEKYPNVGLLVCLGEAMEGVGRDDIEWFTKTIIPGVRDGLQALGRKDEPPIVLRAHDTDAPAVMKEALPLYKNLYTEAKYNGEALTTYTPRGPWAELHRTLSRIGTVQIENVHILANLEPFRYGSANFIQKSVQAMHAVYEANGLHLYPQASYWDWPYAADSAQPKLLQVERDWLWYREWARYAWNSNRDRTQEINYWAGLLAGRYGCSINDGKKILEAYEESGEIAPKLLRRFGITDGNRQTLTLGMTMPQLVNPNRFGLFTLLYNSEGPEGEMLSEYAAKEWQRQPHTGETPVQVMAEVKVHGQKALDAISAVEQHITRNKEDFLQLKNDMLCYQALANHYAWKAQAALDALRYKYSNQLTDLEKVVAPLEQSVQWYRKLTDYTKGTYRYANSMQTQQRKIPFRGVNATYKNWWEILPEFEKELSQLKKRIDSLGAAKANTTTAVNAALKPATVTRTSNTYSSPYQLMKGARPFADSTYVITNMAPELQGLSGITTRWNAQAQRGSHIIFYTARPAKLLVGFFQTKAPGFLPAPELETNATANDYGQADVKIANALILEGLPPVNIHTYSFKAGTHSLSLAKGACLLLGFIDDKEPLRVYDAALQAADGKKEVDWIFE, from the coding sequence ATGACGAAACGATCTGTTTGTTTGCTGGCGATGCTGGTGATCATAGCGAATGCCATCAATGCCCAGGCTCAAAAAGATAAGGTAGTAATTGTTCGTACTACCATGTCACCCAGAATAGAATATGGGGCAAAACAGTTGAGCGATGTATTGCAGGTGGCTGGTTATGGGGCTCCTGCCCAAAAGCACAATGCAACAAAAAATGGACCGGTGCATAGGATTGTTGCGGGTGTTATTACAGAGGATACCATAAAGGCTTTCGGTAAACAGTTCCAGATAGACTTTACAGCGATCGGTAAAGAAGGGTTTGTGATCAAACGGGAGGGCAATATTACCCTTATTGCCGGTGGTGATGCTTCCGGTGTTTTGTATGGCTGCCTGGAACTGGCTGAACAGGTACGACAATTAAAAGCATTGCCGGCCGACATTCATATCAGCGATAAACCCCAAATGGTATTGCGGGGTACTTGTATAGGCATTCAGAAGCCTTATTACCTGCCCGGCAGAACGGTGTATGAATATCCTTATACGCCCGAAACCTTTCCCTGGCTGTATGATAAACAATTGTGGCTGCAATACCTCGACACGCTGGCGGCTAACCGCTACAACTCCTTATACCTCTGGAATGGCCATCCCTTTGCTTCCTTGGTACGGCTGAAAGATTATCCGTATGCCGTGGAGGTGGATGATGCTACCTTTAAAAAGAATGAAGAGATGTACCGCTTTCTGACTACTGAAGCGGACAAGCGTGGTATCTGGGTGATCCAGATGTTCTACAACATCATTGTATCAAAACCTTTCGCAGAGAAGCACGGTATTAAAACACAGGACAGGGAGCGCCCCATCATGCCGCTCATTGCCGATTATACCCGTAAGTCTATTGCTGCCTTTGTGGAGAAATACCCGAATGTAGGGTTGCTGGTTTGCCTCGGAGAGGCCATGGAAGGCGTAGGCAGGGATGACATAGAGTGGTTTACCAAGACCATCATTCCTGGTGTGCGGGATGGTCTGCAGGCATTGGGCCGGAAAGATGAGCCGCCGATCGTATTGCGGGCGCATGATACGGATGCCCCGGCGGTGATGAAGGAAGCATTGCCCTTGTATAAGAATTTATATACCGAGGCAAAATACAACGGTGAAGCATTGACCACTTATACGCCAAGAGGCCCCTGGGCCGAACTGCACCGCACCCTCAGCCGCATTGGCACCGTACAGATAGAGAACGTGCATATATTGGCCAACCTGGAACCTTTTCGCTATGGCTCGGCCAACTTTATACAAAAAAGCGTACAGGCCATGCATGCCGTTTATGAAGCCAATGGCCTGCATTTATATCCGCAGGCTTCCTACTGGGACTGGCCTTATGCAGCCGACAGTGCACAACCTAAATTATTACAGGTAGAGCGTGACTGGCTCTGGTATCGCGAATGGGCGCGTTATGCCTGGAATAGTAACCGCGACCGTACACAGGAAATCAATTATTGGGCGGGCTTGCTGGCCGGCCGTTATGGTTGTTCTATTAACGACGGTAAAAAAATATTGGAAGCGTATGAAGAATCAGGGGAGATCGCTCCCAAACTATTGCGCCGCTTCGGCATCACAGATGGCAACCGGCAAACGCTTACGCTCGGCATGACCATGCCGCAACTGGTGAATCCTAACCGGTTTGGCTTGTTTACTCTGCTGTACAATTCAGAAGGACCGGAAGGGGAGATGTTGTCGGAATATGCCGCCAAAGAATGGCAGCGTCAGCCACATACGGGCGAAACACCGGTGCAGGTAATGGCAGAAGTAAAAGTGCATGGACAAAAAGCGCTGGATGCCATCTCAGCCGTAGAGCAACATATTACCCGCAACAAAGAAGATTTCCTCCAATTGAAAAATGACATGCTTTGTTACCAGGCGCTGGCCAATCATTATGCCTGGAAAGCGCAGGCTGCGCTGGATGCACTGCGTTACAAATACAGTAACCAGTTGACCGACCTGGAGAAAGTAGTAGCCCCGCTGGAGCAAAGCGTGCAGTGGTATAGAAAACTGACTGATTATACCAAGGGCACTTACCGCTATGCCAACAGTATGCAAACGCAGCAGCGCAAGATCCCTTTTCGCGGTGTGAATGCTACTTATAAGAACTGGTGGGAAATATTGCCCGAATTTGAAAAAGAGTTGAGCCAGTTGAAAAAGCGTATTGATTCGCTGGGCGCTGCAAAGGCGAATACCACTACAGCAGTGAATGCAGCGCTCAAACCGGCAACAGTAACACGCACCAGCAATACCTATTCATCACCTTACCAGCTTATGAAAGGCGCGCGGCCTTTTGCCGACAGTACTTATGTTATTACGAACATGGCGCCTGAATTGCAGGGCTTATCGGGCATCACCACCCGTTGGAACGCACAGGCGCAGCGGGGTTCCCATATTATCTTCTACACGGCCCGGCCGGCGAAATTATTGGTGGGCTTCTTCCAAACCAAAGCGCCCGGTTTTCTCCCGGCGCCTGAACTGGAAACCAACGCCACCGCCAATGATTATGGGCAGGCCGACGTAAAGATTGCCAATGCATTGATCCTGGAGGGGCTGCCTCCCGTGAATATTCATACCTATAGTTTTAAAGCAGGTACTCATTCCCTGAGCCTGGCCAAAGGCGCCTGCCTGCTCCTGGGTTTTATTGACGACAAGGAGCCATTACGGGTATATGATGCCGCTTTGCAGGCGGCGGATGGAAAAAAGGAGGTGGATTGGATATTTGAGTGA
- a CDS encoding SusC/RagA family TonB-linked outer membrane protein — protein MSKRHGLTIVLSVLSLLLFYSSFAQTQKVTGKILDSKSGSPIPGATVSVEKGSQAVKAEADGSFTIDVPPATKNLVISVVGYRRLVIPVRTTPINVEMEVESALIDEVVVTGYTTVQRKKFAGASAVVAAAEVRRQPMASFDQALQGQAAGVSVAANSGQPGANAVVRIRGNGSINGSNVPLYIIDGIEVSAADFATVNQADFDRIEVLKDAVATALYGSRGANGVIVINTRRGKSGQLQLNYDGQVGFSKMPKDRLEVMNSSQKIDYELQRGNPYGWTTAQADSLRKVNFNWQDALFQTGVTHQHQISASGGSQATRVFGSLSYLDQEGIVKTTGLKRYTLRVNVDYNVKNWRFGISTQGGYSKRVNTPEANTTLASPLNAIRWANPYERDIDPRTGEYQETFANKGGRLTSGQPNGAMELFLNHNYSLQLKAIGSSYLEYYFPFLDGLYARTNWGIDYGQTETEAYTSPRVSAGLARQGALTRGFSRNLRYTGTTSLNYKKAFGKHEVEGGVFFEAVKNNARNFSFTGYGFTNGFENEAGITAGSVSNANYIPAVGGSGTESGLQSYFFVANYGYDNKYYVNLVGRRDGSSRFGFNNRFANFGSIGLTWIASEEAFIKNISFINELKVRASIGTTANNASVDYALPLLGRSTYAGVSGWALSSPGNLNLRWETNRTINFGIDFAVLNNRLGGTVELYDRETRDLFYGDPIDYALNGFPSIDANLGKLRNRGFELSLRGDVIQTRDFRWTVQGNIAYNRNEVVELRRDSTITGLTVLSIGKPINSFYLVEYAGVNPDNGNALYTKRDKSTTQAFSVNDKVILGTSDAPWFGGISTTLSWKGIDFSAQVNFFLDRYMYNNDRNNITNPTYFYDNMTPDVLREWKQAGDKTDVPRPSSSGGNSYQTQTTRFLEDASFWRLRNVTLGYTLPAVWLRSAGLRSARIFVQGQNWWTATDYRSFDPEMTGTSLTGAQYPALIQTTIGLSIGF, from the coding sequence ATGAGTAAACGCCATGGGCTAACTATTGTATTGTCTGTACTTTCTCTTCTTCTCTTTTATTCTTCTTTCGCACAAACACAAAAAGTAACCGGTAAGATCCTTGACAGCAAGAGCGGTTCGCCAATTCCCGGCGCTACGGTGAGCGTGGAAAAAGGCAGCCAGGCTGTGAAGGCTGAGGCTGATGGTTCTTTTACGATCGATGTACCCCCGGCTACAAAAAACCTCGTAATATCTGTTGTAGGTTACAGGCGTTTGGTGATTCCAGTACGCACTACTCCCATCAATGTGGAAATGGAAGTTGAAAGCGCCCTGATTGATGAAGTAGTGGTCACAGGCTATACCACTGTACAACGTAAAAAGTTTGCAGGCGCAAGTGCTGTTGTGGCGGCTGCAGAAGTGCGCAGGCAGCCAATGGCATCCTTCGATCAGGCCCTGCAGGGACAGGCTGCCGGTGTATCGGTTGCTGCCAACAGCGGACAGCCGGGCGCCAATGCTGTGGTGCGCATCCGTGGCAATGGTTCCATCAATGGCAGCAATGTGCCTTTATATATTATAGACGGGATTGAAGTGTCGGCCGCTGATTTCGCTACTGTCAACCAGGCCGACTTTGACCGGATAGAGGTATTGAAAGATGCCGTAGCTACTGCCTTGTACGGCTCCAGGGGCGCCAATGGCGTTATTGTGATCAATACACGCCGTGGTAAATCCGGTCAGTTGCAGTTGAACTATGACGGGCAGGTTGGATTCAGCAAAATGCCGAAAGACCGCCTCGAAGTGATGAACAGCTCACAGAAGATCGATTATGAATTGCAGCGGGGTAATCCTTACGGATGGACAACTGCACAGGCCGATAGTTTAAGAAAAGTAAATTTCAACTGGCAGGATGCGCTTTTCCAAACCGGTGTTACCCATCAACACCAGATCAGTGCCAGCGGTGGTAGCCAGGCCACCCGTGTATTTGGTTCCTTGTCATACCTTGATCAGGAAGGTATTGTAAAAACAACGGGCCTGAAGCGGTACACCCTTCGCGTGAACGTTGATTACAATGTAAAAAACTGGCGCTTTGGGATCAGTACGCAAGGTGGGTATTCAAAAAGAGTGAATACTCCGGAAGCCAATACAACGCTTGCGTCACCATTGAATGCTATTCGCTGGGCGAATCCTTATGAACGGGATATTGATCCAAGAACAGGCGAATACCAGGAAACTTTCGCCAATAAAGGCGGAAGGCTTACTTCCGGCCAGCCCAATGGCGCGATGGAATTATTCCTGAACCATAATTATAGCTTACAGCTCAAAGCGATTGGCTCCAGCTACCTGGAATATTATTTTCCATTCCTGGATGGGCTCTATGCCCGTACCAATTGGGGTATAGACTATGGCCAAACTGAGACAGAAGCATATACCAGTCCGCGCGTTTCAGCAGGCCTGGCCCGGCAGGGAGCACTTACGAGAGGCTTTTCCAGGAACCTCCGGTATACAGGCACCACTTCTTTGAATTACAAAAAAGCATTTGGCAAACATGAAGTAGAGGGAGGTGTGTTCTTTGAAGCCGTGAAGAATAATGCACGCAACTTCAGCTTCACGGGTTATGGGTTTACCAATGGCTTTGAAAACGAAGCCGGCATCACTGCCGGTAGTGTAAGTAATGCCAACTACATTCCGGCTGTTGGCGGCAGTGGCACTGAGAGTGGTTTACAATCGTACTTCTTTGTAGCCAACTATGGGTACGACAATAAGTATTATGTGAACCTGGTAGGAAGGCGCGATGGCTCTTCGCGCTTTGGGTTTAATAACCGTTTTGCCAATTTCGGCTCGATAGGTTTGACCTGGATAGCTTCGGAAGAAGCATTCATTAAGAATATTAGTTTCATCAATGAACTTAAAGTGCGTGCCAGTATTGGCACCACGGCGAATAATGCAAGTGTTGACTATGCTCTTCCCTTGTTGGGCAGGAGCACCTATGCGGGTGTTAGCGGTTGGGCGCTCAGTAGTCCCGGTAATCTTAACCTGCGCTGGGAAACCAATCGTACGATCAACTTTGGGATAGACTTTGCGGTGCTGAATAACAGGCTGGGTGGTACGGTCGAGTTGTATGACCGTGAAACGCGGGACCTGTTTTACGGTGATCCCATTGATTATGCATTGAATGGTTTCCCCAGTATTGATGCCAATTTGGGCAAGCTGAGGAACCGTGGTTTTGAACTTTCATTGCGGGGGGATGTGATCCAGACCCGCGATTTTCGCTGGACCGTTCAGGGTAATATTGCTTATAACCGCAACGAGGTGGTGGAGTTGAGGCGCGACTCTACCATTACCGGCCTTACGGTCCTGTCTATCGGAAAACCAATTAACAGTTTTTACCTCGTAGAATATGCTGGTGTAAACCCGGATAATGGCAATGCCTTGTATACCAAGCGTGATAAATCAACTACCCAGGCATTTAGTGTAAACGATAAGGTGATCCTCGGTACTTCTGATGCGCCCTGGTTTGGCGGTATCTCTACTACTTTATCCTGGAAGGGTATTGACTTTAGTGCGCAGGTCAACTTTTTCCTCGACAGGTATATGTACAATAATGACCGGAATAACATTACCAATCCAACTTATTTCTACGATAATATGACTCCGGATGTTTTAAGGGAATGGAAGCAGGCGGGTGATAAAACGGATGTGCCCAGGCCGAGCAGCAGCGGTGGCAACAGTTACCAAACTCAAACTACCCGTTTCCTGGAAGATGCCAGCTTCTGGCGTTTAAGGAATGTAACGCTGGGTTATACATTGCCTGCAGTATGGTTGCGTAGCGCTGGCCTCCGTAGCGCCAGAATATTTGTGCAGGGGCAGAATTGGTGGACTGCTACCGATTACAGGAGCTTTGATCCCGAAATGACAGGTACATCATTAACCGGTGCGCAATATCCTGCACTGATACAAACCACCATTGGCCTGTCCATCGGATTCTAA